Proteins encoded by one window of uncultured Ilyobacter sp.:
- a CDS encoding HNH endonuclease yields the protein MINIIFFWIAVFIIIFIFTRKSKSTYGNKKDENIQDSEKITFDNLKRKEIKVFFDDKLTESEKIKLHDIFEERCFKCKSTEHLSIDHHIPISKGYPLKDKEAGLNAVVLCEKCNRQKGDIPPEKYYTKEELIKLENLGVKSHLYYTSKRLKFLEKRLLSGKIKFLEKSAANKDKIKFVYLDQRDPLFVREKVEVLPLRVVSRKTFLYRGWTREWFLYSAEDNRRIFNIRWIYHLEKSFK from the coding sequence ATGATAAACATTATTTTTTTCTGGATAGCAGTTTTTATAATAATTTTTATTTTTACAAGAAAGTCTAAATCTACTTATGGAAATAAAAAGGATGAAAATATTCAGGATTCAGAGAAAATAACTTTTGATAATCTGAAGAGAAAAGAGATAAAAGTATTTTTTGATGACAAACTGACAGAATCTGAAAAAATTAAACTTCACGATATTTTTGAAGAGAGATGCTTTAAATGTAAAAGTACAGAGCATTTATCTATAGATCATCACATCCCAATTTCTAAAGGGTATCCTCTAAAGGACAAAGAAGCTGGTTTAAATGCAGTGGTTTTGTGTGAAAAATGCAATAGGCAGAAGGGGGATATTCCTCCAGAGAAATATTACACAAAAGAGGAACTCATAAAACTAGAAAATCTCGGAGTAAAAAGTCATCTTTACTACACCTCTAAAAGGTTAAAGTTTTTAGAAAAAAGGCTTCTCTCTGGGAAAATAAAATTTTTGGAAAAAAGTGCAGCAAATAAAGATAAAATAAAGTTTGTGTACTTAGATCAGAGAGATCCTCTATTTGTGAGGGAGAAGGTGGAGGTGCTGCCTTTGAGGGTAGTCAGTAGAAAGACCTTCTTGTATAGGGGTTGGACCAGGGAGTGGTTTTTATATTCTGCAGAGGATAACAGGAGAATCTTTAATATAAGGTGGATATATCATTTGGAAAAATCTTTTAAATAG
- a CDS encoding low specificity L-threonine aldolase, translating into MERTFASDNFSGVDPKIMEKLMEANQGHTFAYGMDPLTIKAKEKFKETFGDVEVFFVYNGTGCNVLALEAMKGRATCVLCPETAHIFQDEAGAPTKITGMQLLPVPSEDGKFSIKAAEKFQSFKGGLHKPEAHIISITQATELGTVYTPAEIKNISAFAKRNNMLLHMDGTRLSNAAAALGCSLKEMTADCGVDVLSFGGTKNGLMFGEAIVFFNKELAKDFFRLRKQNLQLHSKMRFISAQYLGLLEDNLWHKNASTANKMAKYLKKKLVNLGVEVTNDVMANIVFAKIPMEVLPEMQEFSYFYLWNEYKKESRFVMSFDITEEDVDIFVDKLEDVLKKQSICLSEGTCCAS; encoded by the coding sequence ATGGAAAGAACCTTTGCAAGTGACAATTTTAGCGGGGTAGACCCAAAGATTATGGAAAAACTTATGGAGGCAAATCAGGGGCATACTTTTGCCTATGGTATGGATCCTCTAACTATAAAAGCCAAAGAAAAATTCAAAGAGACTTTTGGAGATGTAGAAGTATTTTTCGTATACAATGGAACTGGATGTAACGTACTGGCACTAGAGGCTATGAAGGGGAGAGCTACCTGTGTTCTATGCCCTGAGACAGCTCATATATTCCAGGACGAAGCTGGAGCACCGACGAAAATAACAGGGATGCAGTTGTTGCCTGTTCCATCTGAAGACGGAAAATTTAGTATAAAAGCGGCAGAAAAATTTCAATCTTTTAAGGGAGGTCTTCACAAACCTGAGGCCCATATCATATCCATAACTCAGGCTACAGAGCTCGGGACAGTATACACTCCTGCAGAGATAAAAAATATTTCTGCCTTTGCAAAAAGAAACAACATGCTCCTTCACATGGATGGTACTAGACTTTCTAATGCTGCTGCAGCCTTAGGATGTTCTTTAAAAGAGATGACCGCCGACTGTGGTGTAGACGTGTTATCTTTTGGGGGTACAAAAAACGGCCTTATGTTTGGAGAGGCTATCGTATTCTTTAACAAAGAATTAGCAAAAGATTTTTTTAGACTTCGTAAACAAAATCTTCAGCTTCATTCAAAAATGAGATTTATATCTGCCCAGTATCTTGGACTTTTAGAGGACAATTTATGGCATAAAAATGCCTCTACAGCCAACAAAATGGCAAAGTATCTCAAGAAAAAACTTGTAAATCTAGGTGTCGAAGTGACAAATGATGTCATGGCAAATATTGTCTTTGCCAAAATACCTATGGAGGTTCTGCCTGAGATGCAGGAGTTCTCATATTTTTACCTGTGGAATGAATATAAAAAAGAATCGAGATTTGTAATGTCATTCGATATTACAGAGGAGGATGTCGATATTTTTGTGGATAAATTAGAGGATGTGTTAAAAAAACAAAGTATATGTCTGTCTGAAGGGACGTGCTGTGCTTCGTAA
- a CDS encoding NAD(P)/FAD-dependent oxidoreductase: MTFDFDLIVIGAGAAGLTCAITAKGFGKSVLLIEKNRAGGECTWSGCVPSKALINISKEINSARKYCDFIPDTAKIMKDVKNVIQDVYSHETPEVLEKTGINFLKGEAEFTEDKTIKVGENTFSGKGIIIATGSSPFVPPIPGINTVDYLTNESLFLLEELPKSMIILGGGAIGVEMAQALSRIGVKVHLVEMLDNILFREEQEFAHILREKLIDEGVNIHIKTKAVEVKKNEDSIILTVEKDGQKSELSAESILVAVGRKPVTASLKLENAGIEYNKKGIEVDKHLETNVHNIYAVGDVVGPYQFSHMANYQGIIAVQNALTPLKKSIDYSNVAWTTFTQPELASAGLSEKEAREKHDNIHIYSLERDELDRAKTKKGDIFKVKIICDNKKKILGAQILADRAGELICEIQAMKSNGLSLDKLAGVIHPYPTYAEAFSKLGKRAYIDKLMDNPVVSLIKSIKY; this comes from the coding sequence ATGACTTTTGACTTTGACCTCATTGTTATAGGCGCAGGGGCAGCTGGATTGACTTGTGCAATCACTGCCAAAGGTTTCGGTAAATCAGTACTTCTCATAGAAAAAAACAGAGCTGGTGGGGAATGTACCTGGTCAGGATGTGTTCCTAGCAAGGCCCTTATAAATATCTCAAAGGAGATAAATTCAGCCAGAAAGTACTGTGACTTTATACCCGATACAGCAAAAATAATGAAAGATGTAAAAAATGTGATTCAAGATGTCTACTCTCACGAGACTCCCGAAGTCCTTGAAAAAACAGGAATTAATTTTCTCAAGGGAGAAGCTGAATTTACAGAAGATAAAACCATAAAAGTAGGGGAGAATACCTTTAGCGGAAAGGGTATTATTATCGCAACAGGGTCTTCTCCCTTTGTGCCGCCTATACCGGGGATAAATACTGTGGATTACCTTACAAATGAATCTTTATTTCTCCTTGAAGAACTTCCAAAATCTATGATCATCCTAGGTGGAGGGGCTATAGGGGTGGAAATGGCCCAGGCTTTAAGCCGTATAGGGGTAAAAGTTCATCTGGTGGAGATGCTAGACAATATCCTCTTTAGAGAGGAACAGGAGTTTGCCCACATCTTAAGGGAAAAACTAATAGATGAAGGGGTAAATATCCACATTAAGACAAAGGCTGTGGAAGTTAAAAAAAATGAAGACAGTATAATCCTAACAGTGGAAAAAGATGGGCAAAAGAGTGAATTATCTGCAGAGTCTATACTGGTGGCGGTGGGGAGAAAACCAGTCACAGCCTCTCTAAAGCTTGAAAATGCAGGTATAGAATATAATAAAAAGGGTATAGAGGTGGATAAACACCTAGAGACAAATGTACACAACATATATGCTGTAGGGGATGTTGTAGGCCCATATCAGTTTTCGCATATGGCAAATTATCAGGGGATAATCGCCGTGCAAAACGCCCTTACACCTCTTAAAAAGTCCATAGACTACTCCAACGTAGCCTGGACAACATTCACCCAACCTGAGCTTGCCAGTGCAGGCCTAAGTGAGAAAGAAGCACGTGAAAAACACGACAATATTCATATCTATTCTTTAGAACGGGATGAATTAGACAGGGCAAAGACAAAGAAAGGTGATATTTTTAAAGTTAAAATTATCTGTGACAACAAAAAAAAGATTTTGGGGGCTCAGATTTTAGCTGACAGGGCAGGGGAACTGATATGTGAGATACAGGCTATGAAATCAAACGGCCTTTCTCTAGATAAACTTGCCGGAGTGATTCACCCCTATCCCACATATGCAGAAGCTTTTAGTAAGCTTGGGAAGCGGGCATATATAGACAAACTAATGGATAATCCCGTTGTAAGTCTCATAAAATCCATAAAATACTAG
- a CDS encoding rhodanese-like domain-containing protein: MKKILLIFSVILFVIGCSSKSENRGEISKKIEVLSTRKVKKSLKDGDTVLIDTRSYDEYNGWDIKEMGIQGHISGAYNLPASSLKHEDIEASFERKGITKNNKIILYGEDTSMAEILSDKGYDVYVYEAGVKEWNKKKYPIEKLPRYESLVPVSWVKRLIEGEEVPEYDGRPVKVINAGWGEKGKFHKSGHIPGSYYVHTGWFEEGPLWNRVSDKEIKTELEKLGITKETLVIVYGDDPMPAARFAIICRYAGVEDVRLINGGWKAWQEAGYPTEVGIEYSQPVDDFGMKVPGNPDIIIDLPEAEKYLKSKKSDLVSIRSWKEYIGKTSGYDYIKPRGRIRGDKWGMGGSDPWHLEDYRADYGTYMRPYNEILKMWDDLQIDTDKNIAFYCGTGWRASEVLFYAYAMGFDKVSLYDGGWKEWSENPETEDKILKGEPENLNEEKY; the protein is encoded by the coding sequence TTGAAAAAAATACTACTTATATTTTCAGTAATACTTTTTGTTATAGGATGTAGCAGTAAGTCTGAAAATCGAGGGGAAATCTCAAAAAAAATCGAGGTTTTATCCACCAGAAAGGTAAAGAAAAGCTTAAAGGACGGAGACACGGTGCTTATCGATACCAGAAGTTATGATGAATATAACGGGTGGGATATCAAAGAAATGGGGATACAAGGTCATATCAGCGGGGCATACAATCTTCCTGCTAGTTCTCTGAAGCACGAAGATATAGAGGCCTCTTTTGAGAGAAAGGGGATAACAAAAAACAATAAGATAATTTTATACGGTGAAGATACCAGCATGGCAGAGATACTTTCTGACAAGGGATATGATGTATATGTTTATGAAGCGGGAGTAAAAGAATGGAATAAGAAAAAATATCCTATTGAAAAACTTCCAAGGTATGAATCTCTTGTGCCTGTAAGCTGGGTAAAAAGACTGATAGAGGGGGAAGAGGTACCTGAGTATGACGGAAGACCTGTGAAGGTTATTAATGCAGGATGGGGTGAAAAAGGTAAATTCCATAAGAGCGGTCATATTCCAGGTTCTTATTATGTTCATACAGGGTGGTTTGAAGAGGGACCTCTATGGAACAGAGTAAGTGACAAAGAGATAAAAACTGAGCTTGAAAAATTAGGAATAACAAAGGAAACTCTTGTAATTGTTTATGGAGATGATCCTATGCCGGCGGCTAGGTTTGCAATAATATGCAGATATGCCGGTGTTGAAGATGTTAGACTTATAAACGGTGGATGGAAGGCCTGGCAGGAGGCTGGATATCCTACAGAAGTAGGTATAGAATATTCTCAACCTGTAGATGACTTTGGTATGAAAGTTCCGGGAAATCCAGATATTATAATAGATTTACCTGAAGCAGAAAAATATTTAAAAAGCAAGAAAAGTGACCTTGTAAGTATAAGAAGCTGGAAGGAGTACATAGGAAAAACCAGTGGTTATGACTATATAAAACCAAGAGGAAGAATAAGAGGCGACAAGTGGGGGATGGGTGGATCTGACCCTTGGCATCTAGAGGATTACCGTGCAGACTATGGGACTTATATGAGACCGTACAATGAAATCTTAAAGATGTGGGATGATCTGCAAATAGACACTGATAAAAATATCGCATTTTATTGTGGTACAGGCTGGAGAGCCAGTGAAGTTCTTTTTTATGCATATGCTATGGGATTTGATAAAGTATCTCTATACGACGGCGGATGGAAAGAATGGTCAGAAAATCCAGAAACAGAGGATAAAATTTTAAAGGGCGAACCTGAAAATTTAAATGAAGAAAAATATTGA
- a CDS encoding DUF1540 domain-containing protein has product MSQVLDCDAVNCIYNKDKKCHTLAVNIGDKEPLCDTFMAGPSKGGFEDVIGGVGSCKTSECSFNKSYECTSTGVHMSIVGDHVDCKTYHKK; this is encoded by the coding sequence ATGTCTCAAGTTTTGGATTGTGATGCTGTCAACTGTATTTATAACAAGGATAAGAAATGTCATACTCTGGCTGTAAATATAGGGGATAAAGAGCCTCTATGCGATACTTTTATGGCTGGACCGTCAAAGGGTGGTTTTGAAGATGTTATCGGTGGGGTAGGTTCTTGTAAAACTTCAGAATGTTCTTTTAACAAATCCTATGAATGTACATCTACAGGTGTTCATATGTCTATTGTTGGTGACCATGTAGATTGTAAAACTTATCACAAAAAATAA
- a CDS encoding ATP-binding cassette domain-containing protein, translating into MIRVENLYKNYDSKVIMKDFNINFEKNKVSVLLGPSGCGKSTLFNILSSLDREYRGKVGIDGKVSYIFQEDRLIPWLRVEENLRLIPSQGKVINNVLEKFHVASKAKTLARNLSGGEKQRVSIARAFYHGGEIILMDEALRSLDMLLKLKIIEEISDNVEQESKTMVIISHDIQEALLIGDRIFILDRDPMEIVHSYDIETPRKNRILKSGELLDLEKKIYEKLLGEKSKMLSK; encoded by the coding sequence ATGATAAGAGTGGAAAATTTGTATAAAAATTATGATTCTAAAGTGATCATGAAAGATTTTAATATAAATTTTGAAAAAAATAAGGTCTCTGTTCTTTTAGGTCCTTCGGGATGTGGTAAAAGTACATTATTTAATATTTTGTCTTCACTAGACAGGGAGTATAGGGGCAAGGTAGGTATAGATGGAAAAGTGAGCTATATTTTCCAGGAGGACAGGCTCATTCCCTGGCTTAGAGTGGAGGAAAACCTGAGACTGATACCCTCACAGGGGAAAGTTATAAATAATGTTTTAGAGAAATTTCATGTGGCATCTAAGGCAAAAACCCTTGCAAGGAATCTGAGTGGAGGGGAAAAACAGAGGGTGTCCATAGCCAGGGCTTTTTATCACGGTGGAGAGATCATTCTTATGGACGAGGCTTTGCGGTCTTTAGATATGCTGTTAAAACTTAAGATTATAGAGGAGATATCTGATAATGTAGAACAGGAGTCAAAAACCATGGTAATAATAAGCCATGATATACAGGAGGCTCTGCTTATAGGGGACAGGATATTTATACTAGATAGAGATCCTATGGAGATAGTGCATAGCTATGACATAGAAACCCCTAGAAAAAATAGAATTTTAAAATCTGGAGAGCTTTTAGACCTTGAGAAGAAAATTTATGAAAAACTTTTGGGTGAAAAAAGCAAAATGCTGTCTAAATAA
- a CDS encoding ABC transporter permease subunit — MSGKNFKGVIFLLILWQLVSMKSDPLILPSPISILNVFKNNILTAGGMAETSITLYRFFIAYAVSVSLGILCGVVIFKNYTVKSFLWPFITIVQSTPVISWILLALLWFPSGMIPYFILGIFTLPVIIINTFNGLESTDEKLLEMAAAYEVEEKQVFSKIMLPSMLPSLMGGIKITANSSLKVLATAEIIGRLPRGIGGEMNTAWINIETDSLLAWTIYLIILTGLLEKLISAAIKIKWGRYL, encoded by the coding sequence ATGTCCGGTAAAAATTTTAAAGGAGTAATTTTCCTCTTGATTTTGTGGCAGTTAGTTTCTATGAAGTCAGATCCCCTTATTCTGCCATCGCCAATAAGTATTCTAAATGTTTTCAAAAATAATATACTAACTGCAGGAGGCATGGCAGAAACCAGTATCACTTTATACAGGTTTTTTATAGCCTATGCAGTCTCAGTATCGTTAGGGATACTGTGCGGTGTGGTTATTTTTAAAAATTACACTGTCAAAAGTTTTTTATGGCCATTTATAACCATAGTTCAGTCTACCCCGGTTATATCATGGATTCTTTTGGCTTTGCTTTGGTTTCCTTCTGGAATGATCCCTTACTTTATTCTGGGGATCTTTACCCTTCCTGTGATAATAATAAATACATTTAACGGTCTTGAGAGCACCGATGAAAAATTACTGGAGATGGCTGCGGCTTATGAGGTGGAGGAAAAACAAGTGTTTTCCAAAATAATGCTGCCCTCTATGCTCCCTTCTCTTATGGGTGGTATAAAGATAACTGCAAATTCCTCTCTGAAAGTTCTGGCAACGGCTGAGATCATAGGCCGGCTACCACGAGGTATAGGGGGAGAGATGAATACAGCCTGGATAAATATAGAGACAGATTCCCTGCTGGCATGGACAATATATCTGATAATTCTCACAGGTTTGTTGGAAAAGTTGATAAGTGCAGCTATAAAAATAAAATGGGGAAGATATCTATGA
- a CDS encoding ABC transporter substrate-binding protein, whose translation MKKLIASIFMVISLTIWGIEIDAPKAPPSIPLLAMEGIDINFYQDVSTEVVPKIIKKRGELYIIPVNVGANLYNKGIDIRLVGVTSRGLLSFLSKEIDRVEDLDGKKLYIGGQGSSPDVVMRNILESRKISPEISYRSSGEIAKLAMAGRIENLVLPEPLATMVLGKNKDFKRVVELKDLWEGKEIPQVGIFVMGKVYDEKPLEVNKFVKYYKKALERKSEEKLLEKARKEFLLGMSTGELGKSVKYMNLTLDTGCEKSVEHYLDALGIKLPGDEFYVR comes from the coding sequence ATGAAAAAATTAATCGCATCTATTTTTATGGTTATATCGCTTACTATATGGGGGATAGAGATAGATGCTCCTAAAGCACCTCCTAGCATACCGCTGCTGGCTATGGAGGGGATAGATATAAACTTTTATCAGGATGTTTCCACAGAGGTGGTTCCAAAGATAATAAAGAAAAGGGGAGAACTCTATATAATTCCTGTAAATGTAGGGGCAAATCTTTATAATAAAGGTATAGATATAAGACTCGTAGGAGTTACAAGCAGAGGACTTTTATCTTTTTTATCAAAGGAGATAGACAGAGTAGAAGATCTAGACGGAAAGAAACTTTATATAGGGGGACAGGGGTCATCTCCAGATGTGGTCATGAGAAATATTCTAGAGAGTAGAAAAATTTCCCCTGAGATAAGCTATAGGTCTTCAGGAGAGATTGCAAAGCTTGCCATGGCAGGAAGAATAGAAAACCTTGTACTTCCAGAACCCTTGGCAACTATGGTACTTGGGAAAAACAAAGATTTTAAGAGGGTGGTAGAGCTAAAAGATCTGTGGGAAGGAAAAGAGATTCCCCAGGTGGGGATATTTGTGATGGGTAAAGTTTATGATGAAAAACCTCTAGAGGTAAATAAGTTTGTAAAGTACTACAAAAAGGCACTTGAAAGAAAAAGTGAAGAAAAACTTTTGGAAAAAGCCAGAAAAGAATTTTTGTTGGGGATGAGTACAGGGGAGTTAGGAAAATCTGTGAAATATATGAATCTGACCCTAGATACAGGGTGTGAAAAATCTGTAGAGCACTATCTAGATGCTCTCGGGATAAAGCTCCCTGGAGATGAGTTTTATGTCCGGTAA
- a CDS encoding PhnA protein, which translates to MAKGLDRDRERKSKVLFFGKDLARRSKSSCELCEVKNEKLEIYEVPPVVEEPDFERCMLICEHCRKILNNLNKAGENDLRFLNSAVWSEVPIVKAVAIYGLRKIKDKYSWAEETLETVYIEEEVEALLDKIEI; encoded by the coding sequence ATGGCAAAGGGGTTGGATAGAGACAGAGAGAGAAAGAGCAAGGTTTTATTTTTTGGAAAAGACCTGGCCAGAAGATCAAAATCAAGCTGTGAGTTATGTGAAGTTAAAAATGAAAAATTGGAAATATATGAGGTCCCTCCAGTGGTTGAAGAACCTGACTTTGAGAGATGTATGTTGATATGCGAGCACTGCAGGAAAATATTGAATAACCTCAACAAGGCAGGGGAGAATGACCTGAGATTTCTGAATTCTGCAGTATGGAGTGAGGTACCCATTGTAAAAGCTGTGGCAATCTACGGTCTTAGGAAGATAAAAGACAAGTACAGCTGGGCAGAGGAAACCTTAGAGACGGTCTATATAGAGGAAGAAGTAGAGGCTTTGCTTGATAAAATAGAGATTTGA
- a CDS encoding flavin reductase family protein, which translates to MKKKVTDFKSCLKSMPDILVSCRSKEGEDNALAVGYAGNCSYDPPMVMVGIVPSRHSYNMIKETGVFVVNLVSEEQREQYAYLGSHSGRDGDKLKALGMNVGEGVKINAPLLLDCPVSIECKVVDSIMTGSHEMFVGKVEYVHAKEDLIKENGSVDYSKIDLLKFR; encoded by the coding sequence ATGAAAAAAAAGGTGACCGACTTTAAAAGTTGTTTAAAATCAATGCCGGACATACTTGTTTCGTGCAGAAGCAAAGAGGGGGAGGACAATGCCTTGGCTGTGGGATACGCCGGTAACTGTAGTTATGATCCTCCTATGGTTATGGTGGGTATAGTTCCAAGTCGTCATTCATACAATATGATAAAAGAAACAGGGGTATTTGTTGTGAATCTGGTTTCTGAAGAGCAGAGAGAACAGTATGCATATCTAGGAAGTCATAGTGGACGAGATGGAGATAAACTAAAAGCTTTGGGAATGAATGTTGGAGAAGGGGTTAAAATTAATGCACCTTTACTTTTAGACTGTCCTGTAAGCATTGAGTGTAAAGTTGTAGATTCGATAATGACAGGATCCCATGAAATGTTTGTAGGGAAGGTAGAGTATGTACATGCAAAGGAAGATCTGATAAAAGAAAACGGAAGTGTTGATTATTCAAAAATAGATCTTTTAAAATTCAGATAG
- a CDS encoding pseudouridine-5'-phosphate glycosidase, with translation MQFYEKYLDISPEIEEALEKGLPVVALESTIISHGMPYPKNVETALEVEKIIRDNGAIPATIAILKGRLKVGLSKDEIDLLGKTGLDVIKTSRRDLPFIISKKLTGATTVASTMIIASFAGIRVFATGGIGGVHRGAETTFDISADLQELAHTNVAVICAGAKSILDIGLTLEYLETNGVPVVGYQTDELPAFYTRKSGFKVDYKVDNPKEIALALKAKWELGLKGGMVIANPIPEEYSMDHKLITEIIKNALIEAEKKNIKGKESTPFLLAKVKELTEGKSLESNIQLIYNNAKLAAEISKELASLNHVKY, from the coding sequence ATGCAGTTCTATGAAAAATATTTAGACATATCCCCAGAAATAGAGGAAGCCCTCGAAAAAGGTCTGCCTGTGGTGGCACTGGAATCAACAATAATATCCCACGGGATGCCCTATCCGAAAAATGTAGAGACTGCCCTTGAGGTAGAAAAGATAATAAGAGATAACGGTGCTATTCCCGCTACCATAGCCATCCTAAAGGGTAGACTTAAGGTGGGACTTTCAAAAGATGAGATAGATTTACTTGGGAAAACAGGTTTAGATGTCATAAAAACCAGTAGAAGGGATCTGCCTTTTATTATATCTAAAAAACTTACAGGAGCTACTACTGTGGCATCTACCATGATCATAGCATCCTTTGCAGGGATAAGAGTCTTTGCAACTGGAGGTATAGGGGGGGTTCACAGAGGTGCTGAGACTACTTTTGACATATCGGCAGACCTTCAGGAGCTTGCTCACACAAACGTAGCCGTTATATGTGCAGGAGCCAAATCCATTCTGGATATAGGCCTCACACTTGAGTATCTCGAAACAAACGGTGTTCCTGTGGTAGGATATCAGACAGATGAACTTCCGGCTTTTTACACCAGAAAGAGCGGATTTAAAGTGGATTACAAGGTTGATAACCCAAAAGAGATCGCCCTGGCACTAAAAGCCAAATGGGAACTGGGATTAAAAGGTGGGATGGTCATAGCAAACCCCATCCCTGAAGAGTACTCAATGGACCATAAGCTTATTACCGAAATCATAAAAAATGCCCTTATAGAGGCGGAAAAAAAGAATATAAAAGGTAAAGAATCTACACCTTTCCTTCTTGCAAAAGTAAAAGAACTTACTGAGGGTAAGTCTCTTGAATCAAATATACAGCTTATATACAACAATGCTAAATTGGCGGCAGAAATCTCAAAAGAATTGGCTTCTCTAAATCACGTTAAATACTAA
- a CDS encoding aminotransferase class I/II-fold pyridoxal phosphate-dependent enzyme, protein MEVNQRVREMEVSIIRQIAQKCAKIPDSINLTIGEPDIKTPEIITQKTAKYMMENQLSYAPLGGVPELRQEIASFYKKKYNIDYSPDEVLVTVGSTEALSTTLKGILTEGDEVVVVLPAFSLYEALLKMYGAKAVFIDTSKNNFKLTPEMLEEVITDKTKAVILNYPTNPTGVILSKEETEKIAAVLEKKKLFIISDEIYSELVFSGEEFYSIARCENVKDQVIVINGFSKSHSMTGWRVGYLMTHAKFRKELIKVSQYTVTSPSTLSQIGGIIALKDASDVSEIASEYEERAKLICSRLEAMGFDVVIPKGAFYVYAGYSKISSKDSLDFALEILEKTGVALVPGKAFSTEGYIRIACTKEKEILKKAMDKMESYIKKIKG, encoded by the coding sequence ATGGAAGTCAATCAGAGAGTAAGAGAGATGGAGGTATCAATAATACGTCAGATTGCTCAGAAATGTGCAAAAATACCTGATAGTATTAACCTCACTATCGGAGAACCTGATATAAAAACTCCAGAAATAATAACTCAGAAGACAGCAAAATACATGATGGAAAATCAGCTCTCTTATGCTCCTTTGGGAGGGGTTCCTGAACTAAGACAGGAGATAGCTTCTTTTTATAAGAAAAAATATAATATAGACTACAGTCCAGACGAGGTATTGGTAACTGTAGGTTCTACAGAAGCTCTCTCTACCACTCTCAAAGGAATTCTAACTGAGGGGGATGAAGTGGTAGTTGTACTTCCTGCTTTTTCCCTTTATGAAGCTCTTCTAAAGATGTATGGGGCTAAGGCTGTATTTATAGATACCAGCAAAAATAATTTTAAGCTGACTCCAGAGATGCTAGAAGAGGTAATAACTGATAAGACCAAGGCTGTAATACTAAATTATCCCACAAATCCTACGGGAGTGATACTCTCTAAAGAGGAGACGGAAAAAATTGCAGCTGTACTGGAGAAAAAGAAATTGTTTATAATTTCTGACGAAATATACAGTGAGCTGGTTTTTTCAGGAGAAGAATTTTATTCCATAGCCAGATGTGAAAATGTAAAAGACCAGGTAATTGTGATCAACGGATTTTCAAAATCCCACTCTATGACAGGGTGGAGAGTTGGATATCTCATGACTCATGCAAAATTCAGAAAAGAACTTATAAAGGTCAGCCAGTATACCGTAACCTCGCCTTCAACACTATCTCAAATTGGCGGTATAATCGCTTTAAAAGATGCCTCAGATGTCAGTGAGATAGCATCTGAATATGAGGAGAGGGCAAAACTCATATGCTCTAGACTAGAGGCTATGGGCTTTGATGTGGTAATACCAAAAGGTGCTTTTTATGTTTATGCAGGTTACAGTAAAATAAGCAGCAAGGATTCCTTGGATTTTGCACTGGAAATTCTTGAAAAGACAGGGGTTGCTTTAGTACCAGGGAAGGCTTTTTCTACTGAAGGGTATATCAGAATAGCCTGTACTAAAGAAAAAGAGATTCTGAAAAAAGCCATGGATAAAATGGAAAGTTATATAAAAAAAATAAAAGGTTAG